A single Parabacteroides timonensis DNA region contains:
- a CDS encoding sensor histidine kinase — MKLSVKADGNILSVVIEDNGIGLKKSNELKTHHQKEHHSRGLTNTHERISLLNSLYNTQITMKIIEKEGVGTGVVVLIKYPFNA; from the coding sequence TTGAAACTGTCAGTTAAGGCTGATGGCAATATCCTGTCTGTCGTGATTGAAGATAATGGTATCGGTCTGAAGAAAAGTAATGAACTGAAAACGCACCATCAAAAAGAACATCATTCGCGTGGGCTGACAAATACGCATGAACGGATCAGTCTCCTGAATAGTTTATATAATACCCAAATAACAATGAAAATAATCGAAAAAGAAGGTGTCGGTACAGGTGTAGTTGTTTTGATCAAATACCCCTTCAATGCTTGA
- a CDS encoding PL29 family lyase N-terminal domain-containing protein, with product MKKDFILFLGILLFSTTSCQKDLRDDVDDLIERVSKLEKICEQANTDIVGLKQIVSLLEANDYITSVNELADKSGYAINFLKGNTIVVKDGTNGDYPVIGVDELDGIFYWTQKVGDNPASWVLDSNGNKVQTTGVSGKTPVIGVNSSGNWTVDYGEGPKELLVNGRPVSAKGKDGQNGKDGVNGIDGKDGANGTNGKDGVDGYSPFKSVTDKGDYIELKLTTGTILKLPKENSKAMKILFDVNENGLITERMWANETKEITYKVENPDSQTTVDFEATNGWRVKHNRNNNSITLIPLEAWNEEGRIIVSILKDNKLISQFRYSVKTMLFWDKSSIKAKPQPLEAVGGKVPVTIQNIIFPPQWFYKNAVIKITPVLRYSGGEAKGQLYTFKGEDVEDIEKGDVITYETGANETIRSSFDYIPEMKKSELYLKFDVEIDGRKVKIDDIKIADGVISTS from the coding sequence ATGAAGAAAGACTTTATTTTATTCTTAGGTATCCTTTTATTCTCAACCACTAGTTGTCAAAAGGATTTGAGAGATGATGTGGATGATTTGATAGAAAGAGTTTCCAAACTAGAAAAAATCTGTGAACAGGCTAATACAGACATTGTTGGCCTGAAACAAATTGTATCGTTATTGGAGGCTAATGATTACATTACAAGTGTAAATGAACTGGCAGACAAAAGCGGATATGCTATTAATTTTCTTAAAGGAAATACCATTGTGGTAAAAGATGGTACAAATGGTGATTATCCGGTAATTGGTGTAGATGAGTTAGATGGCATTTTTTATTGGACACAAAAGGTTGGGGACAATCCTGCTTCCTGGGTTTTAGATTCAAATGGCAATAAAGTACAAACGACCGGAGTGAGCGGCAAAACGCCTGTTATCGGCGTAAACTCCAGTGGAAACTGGACTGTAGATTATGGAGAAGGTCCTAAAGAACTTTTAGTTAATGGTAGACCGGTTTCTGCTAAGGGTAAAGACGGACAAAACGGGAAAGATGGAGTAAATGGTATCGACGGAAAGGACGGGGCGAATGGAACCAACGGTAAAGATGGCGTTGATGGCTACTCTCCATTTAAAAGCGTAACGGACAAAGGAGACTATATCGAATTAAAACTAACGACAGGTACTATATTAAAGTTGCCCAAAGAAAATTCTAAAGCAATGAAAATTCTCTTTGATGTAAATGAAAATGGTTTGATTACAGAAAGAATGTGGGCTAATGAGACAAAAGAGATTACGTATAAGGTAGAAAATCCGGATTCACAAACAACAGTTGATTTTGAAGCAACTAACGGATGGAGAGTTAAGCATAATCGTAATAACAATTCTATCACTTTGATACCTTTAGAAGCCTGGAACGAAGAAGGGCGCATAATTGTCTCTATTCTAAAGGACAATAAGCTGATATCGCAATTTAGGTATTCGGTAAAAACAATGCTATTTTGGGATAAAAGTTCTATCAAAGCAAAGCCACAACCGTTAGAGGCTGTAGGTGGTAAGGTGCCTGTGACTATCCAAAATATCATATTCCCTCCCCAGTGGTTCTATAAAAATGCTGTTATAAAAATAACTCCGGTTCTTCGTTATTCCGGTGGTGAAGCAAAAGGACAACTTTACACATTCAAAGGAGAGGATGTAGAGGATATAGAAAAAGGGGATGTAATTACATATGAAACAGGTGCTAATGAAACAATAAGATCTTCTTTTGATTACATACCTGAAATGAAGAAATCCGAACTGTATCTGAAATTTGATGTAGAAATAGATGGAAGAAAAGTCAAAATAGATGATATAAAGATTGCTGATGGAGTAATCTCTACTTCTTGA
- a CDS encoding ATP-dependent Clp protease ATP-binding subunit has protein sequence MKNNYSKRLMDVIEYSREEAARLQNSYIGPEHLMLGIIRDGEGRAMQLLRDLNVNVHDIKKRIEQEIKNTFDTEESELHDIAISKTTERVLRMSMLESRLFKTDETGTEHLLLAILKEEFNVAAKALSEAGINYRNVYNNLANGTDMNRMEELEEVDEISDGYTDDEDDDEEDFSSRKESPRSSSGTGAAQPKSPNDTPVLDNFGTDMTRAASENRLDPIVGREKEIERLAQILSRRKKNNPVLIGEPGVGKSAIVEGLALRIIQRKVSRVLFDKRVISLDMASIVAGTKYRGQFEERIKAILNELSKNPNIILFIDEIHTIVGAGSASGSMDAANMLKPALARGEIQCIGATTLDEYRKNIEKDGALERRFQKVIVDPTTAEETLQILKNIKPRYEEHHNVIYTDEALDACVKLTERYISDRNFPDKAIDALDEAGSRVHISNITVPKSIEELEAKIEDTKTEKLAAVKSQNFELAASFRDKERQYLLQLEAAKAKWEQELQEHRETVDEDKVAEVVAMMSGVPVQRIAKAENLKLLEMAENLKKQVVGQDDAVQKIVKAIQRNRVGLKDPNKPIGTFMFLGPTGVGKTHLAKKLAEYLFDSADALVRIDMSEYLEKFAVSRLIGAPPGYVGYEEGGQLTEKVRRKPYSVVLLDEIEKAHPDVFNLLLQVLDEGRLTDSLGRRIDFKNTILIMTSNIGTRQLKDFGRGVGFSSQAAGEMDKDFSRSVIQKALNKAFAPEFLNRVDDIIMFDQLDKDAIHKIIDIELQGLYKRVCGLGYELVLTDEAKDFIATKGYDVQFGARPLKRAIQKYLEDEMAELIIRASVGEGDKIIVDFNKEEQKIVTSVQKKEQA, from the coding sequence ATGAAAAATAATTATTCAAAAAGATTGATGGACGTTATTGAATATAGCCGCGAGGAAGCTGCCAGGCTTCAGAACAGTTATATCGGACCGGAACATTTGATGCTTGGTATCATACGTGATGGTGAAGGAAGAGCCATGCAGTTATTGCGTGATCTGAATGTCAACGTACATGACATAAAGAAGAGAATTGAACAAGAGATCAAAAATACATTTGATACGGAAGAGTCCGAACTTCACGATATCGCCATCAGTAAAACAACAGAACGTGTATTACGTATGAGTATGCTGGAGTCGCGTTTGTTCAAAACAGACGAGACTGGTACGGAACATCTGCTTCTGGCCATTTTAAAAGAAGAATTCAATGTTGCTGCCAAAGCATTGAGCGAAGCCGGTATAAACTATCGTAATGTATACAATAATCTGGCAAACGGAACGGATATGAATCGAATGGAAGAACTGGAAGAAGTGGATGAAATCAGCGATGGTTACACCGACGACGAAGACGATGATGAAGAAGACTTTTCTTCCCGCAAGGAATCGCCCCGCTCCTCCTCAGGTACAGGTGCCGCACAGCCGAAATCACCGAACGATACTCCAGTGTTGGATAACTTTGGTACGGATATGACACGTGCCGCATCCGAGAATCGTTTAGACCCGATCGTAGGCCGTGAAAAAGAAATTGAACGTCTGGCGCAGATTCTGAGCCGTCGTAAAAAGAATAATCCGGTGTTGATCGGTGAACCGGGTGTTGGTAAATCAGCTATTGTAGAAGGGCTTGCGTTGCGCATTATCCAGCGTAAAGTATCCCGCGTATTGTTTGACAAGCGTGTGATCAGTTTGGATATGGCCTCTATCGTTGCCGGTACAAAATATCGTGGACAGTTTGAAGAACGTATAAAAGCGATATTGAACGAACTTTCCAAGAATCCGAATATCATCCTGTTCATTGATGAAATTCATACTATCGTAGGTGCAGGTTCGGCTTCCGGCTCTATGGATGCTGCCAATATGTTGAAACCAGCATTGGCCCGTGGCGAAATACAATGCATAGGTGCAACTACGCTTGACGAGTATCGCAAGAACATCGAGAAAGACGGTGCACTGGAACGTCGTTTCCAGAAAGTAATTGTTGATCCGACTACGGCAGAAGAGACATTGCAGATCCTGAAAAATATCAAACCTCGTTACGAAGAACACCATAATGTGATCTACACCGACGAGGCCCTGGATGCTTGTGTGAAGCTGACAGAACGATATATCAGCGACCGTAATTTCCCAGATAAAGCGATCGATGCACTGGATGAAGCCGGTTCTCGCGTACATATATCTAATATTACAGTTCCGAAAAGTATCGAAGAACTGGAAGCTAAGATAGAAGATACGAAGACCGAAAAACTGGCGGCTGTTAAGTCCCAGAATTTCGAATTGGCAGCAAGTTTCCGTGATAAGGAACGTCAGTATCTGCTGCAACTGGAAGCTGCTAAAGCTAAATGGGAACAGGAATTGCAGGAACATCGCGAAACAGTAGACGAAGACAAAGTAGCCGAAGTGGTAGCCATGATGTCAGGTGTCCCTGTTCAACGAATAGCAAAGGCTGAAAACCTGAAACTGCTGGAAATGGCAGAGAATTTGAAAAAGCAGGTAGTTGGCCAGGATGATGCCGTTCAGAAGATTGTGAAAGCTATCCAGCGTAACCGTGTAGGCTTGAAAGATCCGAATAAGCCGATCGGAACATTTATGTTCCTTGGTCCGACAGGTGTCGGTAAGACGCACCTGGCTAAGAAGTTGGCAGAATATCTGTTCGATTCGGCGGACGCATTAGTTCGTATTGATATGAGCGAATACCTTGAAAAGTTCGCAGTGTCACGTTTGATCGGGGCACCTCCGGGATATGTAGGTTATGAAGAAGGCGGTCAACTGACCGAAAAGGTTCGTCGTAAACCTTACTCTGTCGTATTGCTCGATGAGATCGAAAAAGCGCATCCGGATGTATTCAATTTGCTGTTGCAGGTATTAGACGAAGGTCGCCTGACTGACAGTCTTGGCAGACGGATCGACTTCAAAAATACGATTCTGATCATGACTTCTAATATCGGAACACGCCAGTTGAAAGACTTTGGCCGTGGTGTCGGTTTCAGTTCGCAGGCAGCTGGTGAAATGGATAAAGATTTCTCACGTAGTGTTATTCAGAAAGCATTGAATAAAGCTTTTGCTCCGGAATTCCTGAACCGTGTAGACGATATCATCATGTTCGATCAGCTTGATAAAGATGCTATCCATAAGATCATCGATATTGAGTTACAGGGACTTTACAAGCGGGTTTGTGGTTTGGGTTACGAATTGGTTCTTACCGACGAGGCAAAAGACTTCATTGCAACGAAAGGCTACGATGTACAGTTCGGTGCCCGTCCGCTGAAACGTGCTATTCAGAAATACCTGGAAGACGAAATGGCCGAATTGATTATCCGTGCTTCCGTTGGCGAAGGAGACAAAATCATTGTAGACTTCAATAAAGAGGAACAGAAAATAGTTACATCCGTGCAGAAGAAAGAACAGGCATAA
- the htpG gene encoding molecular chaperone HtpG, which translates to MAKQGNIGVTSENIFPIIKKFLYSDHEIFLRELVSNAVDATQKLKTLSSVGEFKGELGDLTVHVSFDDKIIKISDRGIGMTAEEIDKYINQIAFSGAEEFVEKYKNDAAAIIGHFGLGFYSSFMVSKKVEIVTKSYKEGAVPMKWSCDGTPEYTLEETQKDDRGTDIILYIDDENKDFLNKEKISGLLTKYCRFLPVPIAFGKKQEWKDGKYVDTNEDNIINDITPAWVRKPADMTDEDYKKFYQDLYPMSEEPLFWIHLNVDYPFNLTGILYFPRIKSNLDLHRNKIQLYSNQVFVTDSVEGIVPEFLTLLHGVLDSPDIPLNVSRSYLQSDQNVKKISNHITKKVADRLEEMFKNNRPQFEEKWDSLKLFIQYGMLSDEKFYDRAAKFALLKDVDGKYYTFEEYKALVEANQTDKDGNLIYLYTTNANDQYSYIHAAKEKAYSVLIMDGQLDVHAISQMEQKFEKTRFVRVDSDTVDNLIRKENANQVTLNEDQKNALQEMFKSQLPKIEKTDFIVTFEALGENSNPVMLTQSEYMRRMREMSAMQPGMSFYGEMPDNYNLVLNTDHELVKKVLSEEEQNCEDKLKPILADLKGWKARQADLREAQSKKKEEEITSEEKEDMTNTNHKINELSSQRNAILAEYAGSNKLVSQLIDLALLANGMLKGEALSQFIKRSVQMIG; encoded by the coding sequence ATGGCTAAACAAGGAAACATTGGTGTTACAAGCGAGAACATCTTCCCTATTATTAAGAAGTTTTTGTATAGTGATCACGAAATCTTTCTTCGTGAATTAGTATCGAATGCTGTAGATGCTACACAGAAATTAAAAACACTTTCATCTGTCGGTGAATTCAAAGGTGAGCTGGGCGACCTGACTGTTCATGTAAGTTTTGACGACAAGATCATCAAAATATCCGACCGTGGTATCGGTATGACAGCTGAAGAGATCGACAAATACATCAACCAGATTGCCTTTTCGGGTGCAGAAGAATTTGTAGAAAAATATAAGAATGATGCTGCAGCTATCATCGGACACTTCGGTCTTGGTTTCTATTCTTCTTTCATGGTTTCTAAGAAAGTTGAAATCGTAACCAAATCTTACAAAGAAGGTGCAGTTCCTATGAAATGGAGCTGTGACGGTACTCCCGAGTATACACTGGAAGAGACACAGAAAGATGATCGCGGTACAGACATCATCCTGTATATCGACGACGAAAATAAGGACTTCCTGAATAAAGAAAAGATCAGCGGCCTGTTGACCAAATATTGCCGCTTCCTCCCCGTTCCTATCGCATTCGGCAAGAAACAGGAATGGAAAGATGGTAAATATGTTGATACCAACGAAGATAACATTATCAACGATATCACTCCGGCATGGGTTCGCAAACCGGCTGATATGACGGATGAAGATTATAAAAAATTCTATCAGGATCTGTATCCTATGTCGGAAGAACCTTTATTCTGGATTCATCTGAATGTAGATTATCCGTTCAACCTGACTGGTATCCTGTATTTCCCACGTATCAAGAGCAATCTCGATTTACATCGTAATAAGATCCAGTTATACAGTAACCAGGTATTCGTTACCGATTCGGTAGAAGGCATTGTCCCTGAATTCCTGACATTGTTGCACGGCGTACTCGACTCTCCGGATATTCCTTTGAACGTATCCCGTTCTTATCTACAGAGTGACCAGAACGTGAAAAAGATCTCTAACCATATCACAAAGAAAGTGGCTGATCGTTTAGAAGAAATGTTCAAGAACAACCGTCCTCAGTTCGAAGAAAAATGGGATAGCCTGAAGCTATTCATCCAATATGGTATGCTTAGCGACGAAAAGTTCTATGATCGTGCTGCTAAATTCGCTCTTCTAAAAGACGTAGATGGTAAATATTATACATTTGAAGAATATAAGGCGTTGGTTGAAGCTAACCAGACAGATAAAGATGGTAATCTTATCTATCTGTACACCACAAATGCCAACGACCAATACAGCTATATCCATGCTGCCAAAGAAAAGGCATACAGCGTCTTGATCATGGACGGCCAACTGGATGTTCATGCTATCAGCCAGATGGAACAGAAGTTTGAAAAGACTCGCTTCGTTCGTGTGGACAGCGATACGGTCGACAATCTGATTCGTAAGGAAAATGCAAACCAGGTAACACTGAACGAAGATCAAAAGAATGCTTTACAGGAAATGTTCAAAAGCCAGCTACCGAAGATCGAAAAGACTGACTTTATCGTTACTTTCGAAGCATTAGGTGAAAACTCCAATCCAGTGATGCTGACCCAGAGTGAATATATGCGCCGTATGCGTGAAATGTCTGCTATGCAGCCAGGTATGTCATTCTATGGTGAGATGCCGGATAACTATAATCTGGTATTGAATACAGATCACGAATTGGTTAAGAAAGTACTTTCCGAAGAAGAACAGAACTGCGAAGACAAATTAAAACCGATCCTCGCCGATCTGAAAGGCTGGAAAGCTCGCCAGGCTGATTTGCGCGAAGCACAGAGCAAGAAGAAAGAGGAAGAGATCACTTCTGAAGAAAAAGAAGATATGACGAATACAAATCATAAGATCAACGAACTATCTTCACAGCGTAATGCTATCCTGGCAGAATATGCCGGCAGCAACAAACTGGTTAGCCAATTAATAGACTTGGCGTTGCTTGCCAACGGTATGCTGAAAGGTGAAGCATTAAGCCAGTTCATTAAACGTAGCGTTCAGATGATCGGATAG
- a CDS encoding TIM-barrel domain-containing protein, producing the protein MNDSIKKLKQKKVLILALAFPLFSPLSMQAIQKADNICMEMQQAKKIVGAKQINPTTIEIQFSDNQRMAFDFYGENIFRVFQDINGGIIRDPEAKPEAQILVDNPRKPLASLTLKEDNNCIFISTDKVKLELDKNTSLLKVSNLETNEVVLEEVKPVLFEKGKTVLTLKEKPGEYFYGGGVQNGRFSHKGKAIAIENQNSWTDGGVASPVPYYWSTNGYGFMWYTFKQGKYDFGAAEKGIVTLSHDTDYLDAFYMISDGPVALLNDFYQLTGNPVLLPKFGFYQGHLNAYNRDYWTEDEKGILFEDGKRYKESQKDNGGVKESLNGEKDNYQFSARAVIDRYKNYDMPLGWLLPNDGYGAGYGQTETLDGNIQNLKDLADYAHKNGVEIGLWTQSDLHPKPEVSALLQRDIVKEVRDAGVRVLKTDVAWVGDGYSFGLNGVADVGHIMPYYGNDARPFIISLDGWAGTQRYAGIWSGDQTGGQWEYIRFHIPTYIGSGLSGQPNITSDMDGIFGGKNLAMNTRDFQWKTWTPMELNMDGWGSNEKYPHALGEPATSINRWYLKMKSELMSYAYSIAKEAVDGKPMIRAMFLEYPNPYTYGKATEYQFMYGPYFLVAPIYQETQVDEKGNDIRDGIYLPGGVWVDYFTGEKYEGNCVINNFASPLWKLPVFVKSGAIIPMTNPNNNVSEINKNLRTYEFYPAGNSSFTEYDDDGLTEAYKLGKGTTTLIESRVDSKNNVVITIHPTVGDFNGFAKEKATELRINVSEMPKKLVAKVGKNKVKLTEARSMTEFQNAENAYFYDAAPNLNKFATKDSEFEKLTITKNPQLLVKLASSDITSDEITLKVEGYSFNTANTQKVTTGTLTAPNGQITAENVEAYTLKPTWNKVNNADYYEIEFNNMLYTTIRNTELLFDGLEAETDYTFKLRAVNKDGFSDWSTFSTKTKSNPLEFAIQGIRGEVTAEEQEGFEIFRLFDFAELGDMFHTKYRKNAIPFDMIIDLRTINQLDKFHYLSRQDGGNGTMLRGFVSYSMDKENWTPVDSFRFERNGDVKVFEFKDKPKARYIKLNVTEGVGNYGSGRELYVFKVPGTESYLPGDINKDKKIDNNDLTSYMNYTGLRKGDSDFDYVSAGDINQNGLIDAYDISVVTTQLDGGIENQGTEKVAGTIEINTPKQMYNKDEIVEVKVKGTDLKAVNALSFALPYDQQDYEFVGVEPLNLKAMENLTYDRLHTNGQKALYPTFVNLGDKETLEGTTDLFVLKLKAKRKVKFNLKVIDGLLVDKDLNMCKF; encoded by the coding sequence ATGAATGACTCTATCAAAAAACTGAAACAAAAGAAAGTGCTGATATTAGCTTTAGCCTTTCCGCTGTTTTCGCCCTTATCCATGCAAGCCATACAAAAAGCAGATAATATCTGTATGGAAATGCAACAGGCAAAAAAAATAGTCGGAGCGAAACAAATCAATCCTACAACCATCGAAATCCAGTTCTCTGATAACCAAAGAATGGCTTTTGACTTTTATGGAGAAAACATCTTCCGTGTATTCCAGGATATAAACGGAGGTATCATACGTGATCCGGAAGCTAAACCGGAAGCACAAATCCTGGTTGATAATCCCAGAAAACCACTAGCTTCGTTAACCCTGAAAGAAGACAATAATTGTATTTTTATCAGTACGGATAAAGTAAAACTAGAATTGGATAAAAACACGTCTTTGTTGAAAGTATCCAATCTTGAAACCAATGAAGTGGTCCTGGAAGAAGTGAAACCGGTTCTTTTTGAGAAAGGCAAAACAGTTCTTACCCTAAAAGAGAAACCAGGAGAATATTTCTATGGTGGCGGTGTCCAGAACGGACGTTTCTCCCATAAGGGTAAAGCGATAGCCATAGAAAATCAAAATAGCTGGACTGATGGTGGTGTGGCCTCTCCTGTTCCTTATTACTGGTCTACTAATGGCTATGGCTTTATGTGGTACACCTTTAAACAAGGTAAATATGATTTTGGTGCAGCAGAAAAAGGTATCGTAACATTATCCCACGACACCGATTATCTGGATGCTTTTTATATGATCAGTGACGGACCTGTGGCCTTGTTAAATGATTTTTATCAGTTGACAGGTAATCCGGTATTATTGCCTAAGTTTGGTTTCTATCAGGGACACCTGAATGCCTACAATCGTGACTATTGGACTGAAGATGAGAAAGGTATTCTTTTTGAAGACGGCAAACGTTATAAGGAAAGTCAGAAGGACAATGGCGGTGTTAAAGAATCGTTGAACGGAGAAAAGGATAATTACCAGTTCTCTGCCCGTGCTGTGATCGACCGTTATAAAAACTATGATATGCCGCTCGGATGGTTATTACCAAACGATGGTTATGGCGCCGGATACGGACAAACGGAAACACTGGATGGAAATATCCAGAATCTGAAAGACCTTGCCGATTATGCCCATAAGAACGGAGTGGAAATAGGTCTTTGGACACAGTCGGATTTGCATCCGAAGCCCGAAGTGAGTGCACTGCTGCAACGCGACATAGTGAAAGAGGTTCGTGATGCCGGCGTGCGTGTACTTAAGACAGACGTGGCATGGGTAGGCGATGGTTATTCATTCGGTCTGAACGGTGTAGCTGATGTTGGTCATATCATGCCTTATTATGGCAACGATGCCCGTCCGTTTATCATCTCTCTGGATGGTTGGGCCGGAACACAACGTTATGCCGGTATCTGGTCAGGTGACCAGACGGGTGGACAATGGGAATATATCCGCTTCCATATCCCGACTTATATAGGTTCAGGACTGTCCGGACAACCCAATATAACCTCCGACATGGACGGTATCTTCGGTGGTAAAAATCTGGCAATGAATACTCGTGATTTCCAGTGGAAGACATGGACACCAATGGAACTGAATATGGATGGCTGGGGTTCGAATGAGAAATATCCGCATGCTCTTGGCGAACCGGCCACTTCAATTAACCGTTGGTATCTGAAAATGAAATCGGAACTGATGTCTTATGCTTACAGTATCGCAAAAGAAGCTGTTGACGGTAAACCGATGATCCGTGCAATGTTCTTGGAATATCCAAATCCTTACACCTATGGAAAGGCTACTGAATATCAGTTTATGTACGGTCCCTATTTCCTGGTCGCTCCTATTTATCAGGAAACACAAGTAGATGAAAAAGGAAATGATATTCGTGACGGTATTTATTTGCCCGGAGGTGTTTGGGTAGACTACTTCACCGGAGAAAAATATGAAGGCAATTGTGTTATCAATAACTTCGCTTCCCCACTTTGGAAACTTCCGGTATTTGTGAAAAGCGGTGCGATCATTCCGATGACCAACCCTAACAATAATGTTTCTGAAATCAATAAGAATCTGCGTACTTATGAGTTCTATCCTGCTGGTAACAGTTCATTTACTGAATATGATGACGATGGACTTACAGAAGCTTACAAATTAGGAAAAGGTACAACTACACTGATCGAATCGAGGGTTGATAGTAAGAATAATGTGGTGATCACAATTCATCCGACTGTGGGTGACTTTAACGGTTTTGCAAAAGAAAAAGCAACCGAACTGCGGATCAACGTATCTGAAATGCCTAAAAAGCTTGTAGCCAAAGTGGGTAAGAACAAAGTAAAACTGACAGAGGCACGTTCAATGACAGAGTTCCAAAATGCAGAAAACGCATACTTCTATGATGCAGCCCCGAACCTGAATAAGTTTGCTACTAAAGATAGCGAGTTCGAAAAGCTTACGATAACAAAGAATCCGCAGTTACTGGTGAAGTTGGCTTCTTCCGATATTACCTCAGATGAAATTACATTGAAGGTTGAAGGTTATAGCTTCAATACGGCAAATACGCAGAAAGTAACCACCGGAACGCTGACTGCCCCGAACGGACAGATTACTGCCGAAAATGTCGAAGCTTATACCTTAAAACCAACTTGGAATAAGGTAAACAATGCCGACTACTACGAAATCGAATTCAATAACATGTTGTATACTACTATAAGGAATACAGAACTGTTGTTCGATGGACTGGAAGCCGAAACAGACTACACATTCAAACTTCGTGCCGTAAACAAAGACGGTTTTTCAGACTGGAGTACTTTCAGTACAAAAACAAAATCCAATCCGTTGGAATTTGCCATCCAAGGTATTCGCGGTGAAGTGACGGCCGAAGAACAGGAAGGTTTCGAGATTTTCCGTTTATTTGACTTTGCCGAACTGGGTGATATGTTCCATACGAAATATCGTAAGAATGCTATACCGTTTGATATGATTATCGATCTCCGTACAATCAATCAACTGGACAAATTCCATTATTTGTCTCGTCAGGATGGTGGCAATGGTACAATGTTGAGAGGTTTCGTTTCATATAGTATGGATAAAGAAAACTGGACTCCGGTCGACTCTTTCCGCTTCGAACGTAACGGTGATGTCAAAGTCTTCGAATTCAAGGATAAACCCAAAGCACGTTACATTAAACTGAATGTGACCGAAGGTGTAGGTAATTATGGTTCAGGCCGTGAATTGTATGTATTTAAAGTTCCTGGAACCGAAAGCTATCTGCCGGGTGATATCAATAAGGACAAGAAGATCGATAATAATGACCTGACTTCATATATGAACTATACTGGTCTTCGTAAAGGTGACAGTGATTTCGACTATGTCAGTGCAGGTGATATCAACCAGAATGGTTTAATTGATGCTTATGATATTTCAGTTGTTACTACTCAGTTGGATGGTGGCATAGAAAACCAGGGGACAGAGAAGGTTGCCGGAACAATTGAGATCAATACTCCGAAACAGATGTATAATAAAGACGAAATCGTAGAAGTAAAGGTAAAAGGAACAGATCTGAAAGCTGTCAACGCATTAAGCTTTGCCTTGCCTTATGATCAGCAGGATTATGAATTTGTCGGAGTGGAACCGTTGAATCTGAAAGCAATGGAAAATCTTACTTACGACCGTCTACATACAAACGGCCAGAAAGCATTGTATCCTACTTTTGTAAATCTCGGTGACAAGGAAACACTGGAAGGAACAACCGACCTGTTTGTCCTGAAACTGAAAGCAAAACGCAAAGTAAAATTCAATCTAAAAGTTATTGATGGCTTATTAGTCGATAAAGACCTAAATATGTGTAAGTTTTAA